From one Coffea eugenioides isolate CCC68of chromosome 11, Ceug_1.0, whole genome shotgun sequence genomic stretch:
- the LOC113751144 gene encoding uncharacterized protein LOC113751144 isoform X2, which yields METEDIISLPANSPGDGSEDNDYGCDPGKVDCQSGKLEVEEVKEIGEILGHSGDTADGDDQLLLATDNDKTMHDNPSSLEVSFELTETVAATCLSPVRHAGNGSLALKDESFLNNHNTDGFAVSSHEIVLSGAKRSRATVDEQQPSVQVTYKSLTRDSKRKLEELLQQWSQWHAQHCSSSKESSQVLESGEDTYFPALQVGVDKHSAVSFWMENETRCRQNKEVIPFDGNSVPVYDRGYSLALTAMDGSSNLGVLEVVEGSRCFNCGSYNHALKDCPKPRDNIAVNNARKQHKSRRNQNPSSRNPTRYYQNSPGGKYDGLKPGTLDSETRQLLGLGEFDPPPWLNRMREIGYPPGYLDPDNEDQPSGITIFGDEENGEDTEEDEMRWAAGPSDLNMSRNRSYSRSNRTSDSGSRGHYHEQRLSRSFEDDEPPPPGCEVGSPSWSSYSHRYGGFEPGYSPRSPGDSRVPRSSSFDRSLSARARRSPVVHNDSLKHFPYGNLPYSSPR from the exons ATGGAGACTGAGGATATTATCAGCCTTCCTGCTAATAGCCCTGGAGATGGAAGTGAAGATAATGATTACGGATGTGACCCTGGTAAAGTGGATTGTCAATCTGGAAAGCTTGAGGTTGAAGAAGTTAAGGAAATTGGAGAGATCCTTGGGCACTCAGGTGACACCGCTGATGGAGATGATCAACTTCTGCTGGCTACTGACAATGATAAAACGATGCATGATAACCCATCCAGCTTGGAAGTTAGTTTTGAACTGACTGAAACTGTAGCAGCAACCTGCTTAAGTCCTGTAAGGCATGCTGGTAATGGTAGTCTTGCTCTGAAAGATGAAAGCTTTCTCAACAATCACAACACAGATGGTTTTGCTGTTAGTAGTCATGAGATTG TGTTATCTGGTGCTAAGAGATCCCGAGCTACTGTTGACGAGCAGCAACCTTCAGTACAGGTCACCTATAAGTCCTTGACAAG AGATAGTAAAAGAAAGCTTGAGGAGCTATTACAGCAGTGGTCACAGTGGCACGCTCAGCATTGCTCttcatcaaaa GAATCAAGCCAAGTTCTAGAATCTGGTGAAGATACATATTTCCCGGCTCTTCAAGTTGGTGTAGATAAGCATTCTGCAGTG TCTTTTTGGATGGAGAATGAAACTAGGTGCAGACAGAACAAGGAAGTCATTCCATTTGATGGAAACTCAGTTCCTGTTTATGATCGTGGATATTCATTAGCTTTAACTGCAATGGATGGTTCAAGTAACTTGGG AGTATTGGAAGTAGTGGAAGGTTCCCGTTGTTTCAATTGTGGTTCATACAACCATGCACTGAAGGACTGTCCCAAGCCTCGTGATAATATTGCTGTTAACAATGCTCGAAAGCAACATAAATCTAGGCGTAACCAAAACCCCAGTTCGCGCAACCCAACTCGATATTATCAGAATTCTCCTGGTGGCAAGTATGATGGACTAAAACCAGGCACTCTTGATTCTGAAACACGCCAGCTATTAGGACTTGGG GAGTTTGATCCACCTCCGTGGCTTAACAGAATGCGAGAAATAGGATACCCACCTGGCTATCTAG ATCCAGACAATGAAGACCAGCCATCGGGTATCACAATCTTTGGTGATGAGGAAAATGGGGAAGATACAGAGGAAG ATGAAATGCGCTGGGCAGCTGGGCCTTCAGATCTAAATATGTCTAGAAATCGTTCATACAGCAGATCCAATCGGACATCAGATTCTGGAAGCAGAGGTCATTATCATGAGCAGAGGTTGTCAAGGAGCTTTGAAGATGACGAGCCTCCTCCCCCTGGCTGTGAGGTTGGTAGCCCCTCGTGGTCAAGTTATTCTCACAGGTATGGTGGCTTTGAACCTGGTTATTCACCCCGGAGTCCAGGAGATAGTCGAGTGCCAAGAAGCTCTAGTTTTGACAGATCCTTGTCAGCCAGAGCTAGAAGAAGCCCCGTTGTCCATAACGATTCTTTAAAGCATTTTCCATATGGTAACTTACCTTACTCATCTCCCAGATAG
- the LOC113751144 gene encoding uncharacterized protein LOC113751144 isoform X1 yields the protein METEDIISLPANSPGDGSEDNDYGCDPGKVDCQSGKLEVEEVKEIGEILGHSGDTADGDDQLLLATDNDKTMHDNPSSLEVSFELTETVAATCLSPVRHAGNGSLALKDESFLNNHNTDGFAVSSHEIVLSGAKRSRATVDEQQPSVQVTYKSLTRDSKRKLEELLQQWSQWHAQHCSSSKESSQVLESGEDTYFPALQVGVDKHSAVSFWMENETRCRQNKEVIPFDGNSVPVYDRGYSLALTAMDGSSNLGVLEVVEGSRCFNCGSYNHALKDCPKPRDNIAVNNARKQHKSRRNQNPSSRNPTRYYQNSPGGKYDGLKPGTLDSETRQLLGLGEFDPPPWLNRMREIGYPPGYLDPDNEDQPSGITIFGDEENGEDTEEGEILDSSHPEPARKMSIEFPGVNAPIPQNADEMRWAAGPSDLNMSRNRSYSRSNRTSDSGSRGHYHEQRLSRSFEDDEPPPPGCEVGSPSWSSYSHRYGGFEPGYSPRSPGDSRVPRSSSFDRSLSARARRSPVVHNDSLKHFPYGNLPYSSPR from the exons ATGGAGACTGAGGATATTATCAGCCTTCCTGCTAATAGCCCTGGAGATGGAAGTGAAGATAATGATTACGGATGTGACCCTGGTAAAGTGGATTGTCAATCTGGAAAGCTTGAGGTTGAAGAAGTTAAGGAAATTGGAGAGATCCTTGGGCACTCAGGTGACACCGCTGATGGAGATGATCAACTTCTGCTGGCTACTGACAATGATAAAACGATGCATGATAACCCATCCAGCTTGGAAGTTAGTTTTGAACTGACTGAAACTGTAGCAGCAACCTGCTTAAGTCCTGTAAGGCATGCTGGTAATGGTAGTCTTGCTCTGAAAGATGAAAGCTTTCTCAACAATCACAACACAGATGGTTTTGCTGTTAGTAGTCATGAGATTG TGTTATCTGGTGCTAAGAGATCCCGAGCTACTGTTGACGAGCAGCAACCTTCAGTACAGGTCACCTATAAGTCCTTGACAAG AGATAGTAAAAGAAAGCTTGAGGAGCTATTACAGCAGTGGTCACAGTGGCACGCTCAGCATTGCTCttcatcaaaa GAATCAAGCCAAGTTCTAGAATCTGGTGAAGATACATATTTCCCGGCTCTTCAAGTTGGTGTAGATAAGCATTCTGCAGTG TCTTTTTGGATGGAGAATGAAACTAGGTGCAGACAGAACAAGGAAGTCATTCCATTTGATGGAAACTCAGTTCCTGTTTATGATCGTGGATATTCATTAGCTTTAACTGCAATGGATGGTTCAAGTAACTTGGG AGTATTGGAAGTAGTGGAAGGTTCCCGTTGTTTCAATTGTGGTTCATACAACCATGCACTGAAGGACTGTCCCAAGCCTCGTGATAATATTGCTGTTAACAATGCTCGAAAGCAACATAAATCTAGGCGTAACCAAAACCCCAGTTCGCGCAACCCAACTCGATATTATCAGAATTCTCCTGGTGGCAAGTATGATGGACTAAAACCAGGCACTCTTGATTCTGAAACACGCCAGCTATTAGGACTTGGG GAGTTTGATCCACCTCCGTGGCTTAACAGAATGCGAGAAATAGGATACCCACCTGGCTATCTAG ATCCAGACAATGAAGACCAGCCATCGGGTATCACAATCTTTGGTGATGAGGAAAATGGGGAAGATACAGAGGAAGGTGAGATTCTTGATTCAAGCCATCCTGAGCCAGCTAGAAAAATGAGCATTGAATTTCCAGGGGTAAATGCACCAATCCCACAAAATGCAGATGAAATGCGCTGGGCAGCTGGGCCTTCAGATCTAAATATGTCTAGAAATCGTTCATACAGCAGATCCAATCGGACATCAGATTCTGGAAGCAGAGGTCATTATCATGAGCAGAGGTTGTCAAGGAGCTTTGAAGATGACGAGCCTCCTCCCCCTGGCTGTGAGGTTGGTAGCCCCTCGTGGTCAAGTTATTCTCACAGGTATGGTGGCTTTGAACCTGGTTATTCACCCCGGAGTCCAGGAGATAGTCGAGTGCCAAGAAGCTCTAGTTTTGACAGATCCTTGTCAGCCAGAGCTAGAAGAAGCCCCGTTGTCCATAACGATTCTTTAAAGCATTTTCCATATGGTAACTTACCTTACTCATCTCCCAGATAG